The following nucleotide sequence is from Catonella massiliensis.
ATGCTCAGGCACAGCTATATGTTGAAAGGCAAGGGCTGAGAAGTCCTTATGGCTACTTTCAAGCTCACGAATCTTTGCCTGATACCAGTCAATTTGATTTCTTGTGATGCAGGCATAGCCACCTATCTTTTCACAAGGGAAATAATCACCTGAATCAATGGCAAATATAGCCCACTTTGTTTCATTGTTTTTATTCTTGATTTCTATTACGTGATTGCCTACTCCATCAATAGATGCTGCATCATGGCAGGCTACACAGCCTTTAAGCTTCATGCCGGCTTCTAGGAGTTCCTTCCTGCTATGTCCCCATTCAGAGTCATGGTTACCAAATACAAAGGTCCAAGGACAGTCTCCCTCTGTAAGAGGAGCAAAGACCTTAGGCAGGAATTCTAGATTATGCTCACCGTATACCATATCTCCAGTAACTATAACAAAGTCAGGCTTTTCATCTCTAAGTGCCTGCCTTACGAGCTCTACCGTCTTATGGTCTGCCTCATCATCATTGGTAAAATGCAGGTCAGTTAGCTGCATTATCTTTATATTGCCATCTTCATTAAATCTAAGTTCATGGGCCATCTGCATACCTCTCTCTTATATTCCTTCTTACCACACACTTTGAGATGTGTGGTACCCTAAGACAGGCTGCCCTGCCTTATATGTATATCACATAAAAAATCCACTCAAACTGTATCAGTAACAGTTTAAATGGATTTTTATTTATACACAATGGACTTTTTTAGTATTTAAAGTGGAAAATTTTGATTTATTGTATCTCTTAAATCTTCTATGTATTTATAGCTTGCAGGATAGTTTTCCATAGACAGCTTCCCACCATAAAGCCTCTCAATCAGGGCTATCACCTCTGCTCTACCAACCTTTTCTTCATATTTTACAAGAGCTCTATAGTCCTGAAAGCCCTCATTTAGAGCCATCATTCTAAGAGAATCCTCCGGCTTTCCGTCAACACCCGGATATACCAGGAAGGCATCTCCTGCCTGAAAGGCACCTCCTGCGTCAGTAACTGCATAAGGGTTGATATGCTCTATGGAATACTGAGAGTTATAGAAATTATACCCCCAGTGCAGGAAGCCCTTTATATCAAAATAGTAGATAAGGACTCCCATTATCCTGTTTCTGGCTGATGGCATGGACATAAACCTGTTCGGAACCTTATCACCCTGAGCACAGCAATAGTAAGTCCAAAGCCCCTTGACATTATTCTCTAAGAATGGTTCCAGATGATTATTGCCAGGCACTGGTCTGTCAACTATTCCTCTTTCCACGAAGCTATACCTTGACACCGCATCAAGGATAGGATAGTCACCTAAAAACGGAGCTATTCTTTTTCTAAGTCTACTGTATTTTTCTATGCAGTTTTCATCAGGCTCGTCTGAGAGATGAAAGAACACCTTGCCGTTAAGTCCCCATTCATCAAGCTTTTTAGTGAGAGAAGGAAGGTAGGCAGAAAGGAAGTCCATATACTCTTCACCCTCAGAATCAGTCTCCCAGCCGAATATTTTCTTTAATTCTCCTTCAGTATACGCCATTACCTTAGGTGCGGCATTTGCGCCCCACTGGGTAAAAAGGTGGGCCATCTCAAAGTATTCTATGCCACTTTCAAGGCAGATATCAATAAATCTCTTTACCTTATCAAAGATAAAGCTATAGGATGAGCCGTTTTTATGAACCTCAACCAACTGCACCGTAGTCCTCTCTCCACCTACCTCGGTATCAAGTGGCGGTGTAAAAGTCGGTACAAGTATGGTATTCATTCCTGACTTTCCGTAATGTCTTATAAAATTAGCCATTATCTCCCAGTGTCTTTCTGAAAGACTCTCTACCCCGTAGTAATCTGCAAGACAGTCGCCGTGAAACCACTCAGTATGATAAATGCTAAGCCTTGGAAGCTCCCCTCTTAAAACCTCAAGCTCTATTTCTTTTTTATATTCATTTCCCTCAGTTTTAATAGTAACGATGAGATTGTTTTTACCGAAGTTAAGCTTGGTTTTATCAGCATTTCTTAGGTCAATGGTAAAATGAAGTGCCTGCCAGTAGCCGCTTGCAAGCCTTAGCTTCCCTCCTTTAATATCTTTTAGTAAATCAGGGAAAAGCCCTGGAGACTTCCTTAGATATTCTCCCCCATGCCTCTCCTTTCCTGCGTACCTTACAGGCACAGCCACTACCTCTCTAAGTCTTGTAAATGGTGCAAGTAAGCCGCCTATCTCGATTTCAGCCAGGTCATTGTCGCTCTCATCTGTCGATTTTATGCCCAGTTGAACACTAAAGACCTCATTTACAAAAAAAGAGGGACATTCGCCCTCTATGCTTTCCACAGGTTCTTCATCGTGAAACACCTTAGCCATAGAATCCAGCCAGATTAACTTTGTAATTGCTTCCATCCCCACAATATCTCCTCTACTTGTTCTTAACTTTCAGACTTCTCAAATAAGTCTGCTTATATGATATGATGTGGGTGTCAAAAGTATTTGACACCAATTGATACAGGATTGCTACAGCTGTACTTTGGGCGGTAGAGTTCAAGCAGTTCTATTCATAAGACACAAATATAGCCTTGCAGTCCACATATTCTCCAAGGAAAATCTGACTGTATTCTTCAAAGCCCTTCTCTCTCATTTTTTCTTTGATCCAGTCTTCGTCTTTTCCGATTACTTCAAGGATATCTGTCTGAAGATGTCCATCAGTGATTATAGGGAACTTAGGATTTTCTTCTCCATCAAGCACTATAATAATCTTACCGTCTTGCTCGACTACAGCTCTTTTAACCTTTTTAACTGAATATACATTCTGCGCTCTTAGCTTAAATGCCACATCATGTGCTGATAGTCCTGCTTTCTTGCAATTCTCAATATCTACCTTACCATTATTTATAATAATAAGTGCTTTCCCGTCTATAATCTGTTTAACTCTAACATTATGCTTTTTTAATAGCCTAAATCCTGTCACAAGCAGGAACCAGGCAAGCATAACAAGGAGACACTCAAATATACCTATATTCTTGTTATATATCACACCACCGACAATTCCACCAAGGACATAGTTCTGTATCTGGTCACTGGCAGAATTTGGTGCAAGGTTACCCTTACCTGTAAAATTGATAACGGCTATTGCAGATAGAAATCCTATCATAAGCTTAATAAAAACCAGAACAAAATCATTCATTTTCTCATTCTCCTTTTGGGTTAATTTTTACTTCTACATCTTATCACAAAAAATCAATTAATCAAATGGAAATTAAATGTAATGTTTAATTATTTCAGGATCTTCTAATGCTCCCTCAATAATTCTGCTAAGAATTGATGTGTATCCCTTCCCTAAAGATTTAGCCTTTTTCAAAGCCTTACCTGACAGTCGTAAGGTCACTATCTGTTTTTGCCTGTCAATTTTCTTTTCCTCAGAAATCTTCTTAAATTTTGACAATTCTTCCTTGGTAAATTCCGGATACTCATCATCTTTTGAGATTGCAATTTTTTTTGCATTTTCAAGCATCTGTATCTGCTCTGGAGTCGGCTTACTTTTAACATCAATATTTTTAACCATTATAATATGCCTCCTTTTCAATCTTTGTAGCTAATCTTGCCGATATAATTCTAATAGAATCTTCTCTCTCTGTATAAACTACAACAACTATGACAGCTATTCCGTTTATTTCTCCAATAGTAACATATCTATCTTCAGTCATGGAATGCGACTCATCATATTTTTCAATACGATTATCATCACCAAAAACAAGAGTGGCTGTACTAAAGTCAATTCCATGCTTAGATATATTTATCTGTTTCAAATATACTCGATAAAGATGGCAAAATCAACAATCGTTTCGACTATAGTCGATAAAAATTAAAATCCAAGCAGCATTTCGACTATAGTCGATAAAAAAAGAGATACCCCTAGAGGTATCTCACATCACATTCTTAGTTTCCATCATCTTTTAATATTGTCATTTTAGAGTCCTTTAGATGGCAGTACATCTTGCCATCTTCCATGTAAGTCTCAAACTTGCCTACGACTTCTATATCTGTATTATCCTCGGGACGAAGGTTCCTCTGCTTTAGCTTGTCCTTTGTAGCAAACTCTATACCTTGACTGCAGCATCCCGCCGCATCTGAGATAAAACAATAGTTGTAATACTCTTTTCTAGGCTCATAGTAAGCAGACAGGTACTGCCCT
It contains:
- a CDS encoding metallophosphoesterase family protein, with amino-acid sequence MQMAHELRFNEDGNIKIMQLTDLHFTNDDEADHKTVELVRQALRDEKPDFVIVTGDMVYGEHNLEFLPKVFAPLTEGDCPWTFVFGNHDSEWGHSRKELLEAGMKLKGCVACHDAASIDGVGNHVIEIKNKNNETKWAIFAIDSGDYFPCEKIGGYACITRNQIDWYQAKIRELESSHKDFSALAFQHIAVPEHQEVFKYEKCYGVKREGSGAPRLNSGFFYALVEAGHTKGLFVGHDHANDYYGNLYGITLGYGRAGGYGTYGAPDHMKGARLFVLNENNTESFETYVYLENGTVIKEPWCYEPLCRRDEA
- a CDS encoding DUF4091 domain-containing protein, coding for MEAITKLIWLDSMAKVFHDEEPVESIEGECPSFFVNEVFSVQLGIKSTDESDNDLAEIEIGGLLAPFTRLREVVAVPVRYAGKERHGGEYLRKSPGLFPDLLKDIKGGKLRLASGYWQALHFTIDLRNADKTKLNFGKNNLIVTIKTEGNEYKKEIELEVLRGELPRLSIYHTEWFHGDCLADYYGVESLSERHWEIMANFIRHYGKSGMNTILVPTFTPPLDTEVGGERTTVQLVEVHKNGSSYSFIFDKVKRFIDICLESGIEYFEMAHLFTQWGANAAPKVMAYTEGELKKIFGWETDSEGEEYMDFLSAYLPSLTKKLDEWGLNGKVFFHLSDEPDENCIEKYSRLRKRIAPFLGDYPILDAVSRYSFVERGIVDRPVPGNNHLEPFLENNVKGLWTYYCCAQGDKVPNRFMSMPSARNRIMGVLIYYFDIKGFLHWGYNFYNSQYSIEHINPYAVTDAGGAFQAGDAFLVYPGVDGKPEDSLRMMALNEGFQDYRALVKYEEKVGRAEVIALIERLYGGKLSMENYPASYKYIEDLRDTINQNFPL
- a CDS encoding DUF421 domain-containing protein; its protein translation is MNDFVLVFIKLMIGFLSAIAVINFTGKGNLAPNSASDQIQNYVLGGIVGGVIYNKNIGIFECLLVMLAWFLLVTGFRLLKKHNVRVKQIIDGKALIIINNGKVDIENCKKAGLSAHDVAFKLRAQNVYSVKKVKRAVVEQDGKIIIVLDGEENPKFPIITDGHLQTDILEVIGKDEDWIKEKMREKGFEEYSQIFLGEYVDCKAIFVSYE
- a CDS encoding antitoxin; its protein translation is MVKNIDVKSKPTPEQIQMLENAKKIAISKDDEYPEFTKEELSKFKKISEEKKIDRQKQIVTLRLSGKALKKAKSLGKGYTSILSRIIEGALEDPEIIKHYI
- a CDS encoding BrnT family toxin; protein product: MKQINISKHGIDFSTATLVFGDDNRIEKYDESHSMTEDRYVTIGEINGIAVIVVVVYTEREDSIRIISARLATKIEKEAYYNG